The proteins below are encoded in one region of Sphingobium yanoikuyae:
- the cobM gene encoding precorrin-4 C(11)-methyltransferase, whose product MTVHFIGAGPGAPDLLTLRGRDLIAASPICLYAGSLVPAEVLGHCPPGARIVNTAPMDLDAIMAEIATAHAAGQDVARLHSGDLSVWSAMGEQIRRLRALGIPFTVTPGVPAFAAAAAALEVELTLPELAQSLVLTRTPGRASTMPPAESLTNFAVTGATLAIHLSIHNLAQVVADLTPAYGESCPVAVVWRASWPDQRIVRATLSSIEAAVAGSMERTAIILVGPALDAADFAESSLYAQGYDRRFRPQHAGSRYAGSSE is encoded by the coding sequence ATGACCGTCCATTTCATCGGCGCTGGCCCTGGCGCGCCCGACCTGCTGACCCTGCGCGGTCGCGATCTGATCGCGGCCAGCCCGATATGCCTCTACGCCGGATCGCTGGTGCCGGCGGAGGTGCTGGGCCATTGTCCGCCCGGCGCGCGCATCGTCAACACCGCGCCCATGGACCTGGACGCCATCATGGCGGAGATCGCCACCGCCCACGCCGCCGGGCAGGATGTGGCGCGGCTTCATTCCGGCGACCTGTCGGTCTGGTCGGCCATGGGCGAGCAGATCCGCCGCCTCCGGGCGCTTGGCATCCCCTTCACCGTGACCCCCGGCGTGCCGGCCTTCGCAGCGGCGGCCGCGGCGCTGGAGGTGGAGCTGACGCTGCCTGAACTGGCCCAGTCGCTCGTCCTGACGCGCACGCCGGGGCGCGCCAGCACCATGCCGCCGGCCGAGAGCCTGACCAATTTCGCGGTGACGGGCGCGACCCTGGCCATCCATCTGTCGATCCACAATCTGGCGCAGGTGGTGGCGGATCTCACCCCTGCCTATGGGGAATCCTGCCCGGTCGCGGTCGTGTGGCGGGCAAGCTGGCCCGACCAGCGGATCGTGCGGGCGACCCTCTCGTCGATCGAGGCGGCGGTCGCGGGCAGCATGGAGCGCACCGCCATCATCCTGGTCGGCCCGGCGCTGGACGCGGCGGATTTTGCCGAAAGCAGCCTCTACGCGCAGGGCTATGACCGGCGTTTCCGGCCGCAGCATGCCGGATCGCGCTACGCCGGGTCGTCCGAGTGA
- a CDS encoding cobyrinate a,c-diamide synthase, producing the protein MTVPGLLVSAPASGTGKTTVTLGLLRALRDAGVTVQPFKCGPDYIDPAFHRVACGQPSFNLDSWAMDGALLDRVAAEAGDADMIVAEGAMGLFDGVAGRGAAGHGTAADVARRMGWPVLLVLDISGQAQSCAATALGFARFDPDVTIAGVILNRVASPRHERLARAGLAAAGIAVFGALPRHADLSLPERHLGLVQAGEQQGLDQALERHGALMRERVDLAAVRDAARSDGVTARGRLPDPPAQRIAVAQDVAFSFLYPHLLEGWRQAGAQIMPFSPLADEAPAEDADLIWLPGGYPELHAGTIAAAQHFLTGVRRHAEDRPVHGECGGYMVLGDALIDRDGTAHRMAGLLGLVTSHADRRLHLGYRQAELLASVAGLRAGTMLRGHEFHYSTITGQDDAPLMRVTDADGAAVAETGSRRGWASGSFFHMIASA; encoded by the coding sequence GTGACGGTGCCGGGCCTGCTCGTTTCGGCGCCCGCATCGGGCACCGGCAAGACGACCGTCACGCTCGGCCTGCTCCGCGCGCTGCGCGACGCGGGCGTGACGGTGCAGCCGTTCAAATGCGGGCCGGACTATATCGACCCGGCTTTCCATCGCGTTGCCTGTGGCCAGCCGTCCTTCAACCTCGACAGTTGGGCGATGGACGGCGCGCTGCTGGACCGGGTGGCGGCCGAGGCCGGCGATGCCGACATGATCGTGGCCGAAGGGGCGATGGGCCTGTTCGACGGGGTGGCGGGTCGGGGCGCGGCCGGCCATGGCACCGCCGCCGACGTGGCGCGCCGCATGGGCTGGCCGGTGCTGCTGGTGCTCGACATATCCGGACAGGCGCAATCCTGTGCGGCGACGGCGCTGGGCTTTGCCCGTTTCGATCCCGATGTGACGATTGCGGGCGTCATCCTCAATCGCGTCGCGAGCCCGCGCCATGAACGGCTGGCGCGCGCGGGGCTGGCGGCGGCGGGCATTGCGGTGTTCGGCGCCTTGCCCCGGCACGCGGACCTCAGCCTGCCCGAGCGGCATCTGGGGCTGGTGCAGGCCGGCGAGCAGCAGGGGCTCGATCAGGCGCTGGAGCGCCATGGCGCACTCATGCGGGAGCGGGTCGATCTCGCCGCAGTTCGGGACGCGGCCCGCTCGGACGGCGTCACGGCCCGCGGGCGTCTGCCCGATCCCCCGGCGCAACGGATCGCGGTGGCGCAGGACGTGGCTTTCTCCTTCCTCTACCCGCATCTCCTCGAAGGCTGGCGACAGGCCGGGGCGCAGATCATGCCCTTCTCCCCGCTGGCCGATGAGGCGCCAGCGGAGGATGCCGATCTGATCTGGTTGCCCGGCGGCTATCCCGAACTGCACGCCGGGACCATCGCCGCCGCGCAGCACTTTCTGACGGGCGTGCGCCGCCATGCCGAGGATCGGCCGGTCCATGGCGAATGCGGCGGCTATATGGTGCTGGGGGATGCGCTGATCGACCGGGACGGCACCGCCCATCGCATGGCCGGGCTGCTCGGCCTTGTCACCAGCCATGCGGACCGCCGGCTGCATCTGGGCTATCGACAGGCGGAACTGCTGGCGTCTGTTGCGGGGCTGCGCGCCGGCACCATGCTGCGCGGCCATGAGTTCCATTATTCGACTATCACGGGCCAGGATGACGCGCCGCTGATGCGGGTGACCGATGCCGATGGCGCGGCGGTCGCGGAAACCGGCTCGCGGCGCGGCTGGGCCAGCGGTTCCTTCTTCCACATGATCGCGAGCGCATGA
- the cobF gene encoding precorrin-6A synthase (deacetylating) — MIDLHLIGIGTGNPDHLTAQAVRAMNGADLILLPRKGSAKSDLVDLRRTICAAVLTRAVRVVEFDLPVRDARGDYIDGVQDWHDAITQAWAGQIARHLPDGGRLALLVWGDPSLYDSSLRIADRLAERGLAIRVSVVPGITSLQALTAAHAIPLNRLGAPVVITTGRRLRDDGWPADGDSVAVMLDQGCAFDALDPAGIHIWWGAYLGMEHQLLVEGPLAVVRDRIAGLRAQERARHGWIMDIYLMRRGA, encoded by the coding sequence ATGATCGACCTGCACCTGATCGGCATCGGCACCGGCAACCCCGATCATCTGACGGCCCAGGCGGTGCGGGCAATGAACGGCGCCGACCTCATCCTGCTGCCGCGCAAGGGCAGCGCCAAGTCCGACCTTGTCGACCTGCGCCGCACCATCTGCGCGGCCGTGCTGACGCGGGCGGTGCGGGTGGTGGAATTCGACCTGCCCGTGCGCGATGCGCGCGGCGACTATATTGACGGCGTCCAGGACTGGCACGATGCCATCACGCAGGCCTGGGCCGGACAGATTGCACGCCACTTGCCCGATGGCGGCCGCCTTGCCCTGCTGGTCTGGGGCGATCCCTCCCTTTATGACAGCAGCCTGCGGATCGCCGACCGGCTGGCGGAGAGGGGGCTGGCGATCCGGGTAAGCGTCGTGCCGGGCATCACCAGCCTGCAGGCGCTGACCGCCGCCCACGCCATCCCGCTCAACCGGCTCGGCGCGCCGGTCGTCATCACGACCGGGCGCCGGCTGCGCGACGATGGCTGGCCGGCCGACGGCGACAGCGTCGCTGTGATGCTGGATCAGGGCTGTGCCTTCGACGCGCTCGATCCCGCCGGCATCCATATCTGGTGGGGCGCCTATCTCGGCATGGAGCATCAGCTCCTGGTCGAAGGGCCACTGGCGGTCGTGCGGGACAGGATCGCGGGGCTCCGCGCGCAGGAACGGGCCCGGCATGGCTGGATCATGGACATCTATCTGATGCGCAGGGGGGCATGA
- a CDS encoding TetR/AcrR family transcriptional regulator, protein MRHAEPPMVRLIRAAETLFAARGIDAVSMREIATAARCGDTNAVTYYFGSKDGLLAAVFGARVEQMDPVRGRMLEQAQASGHLGDPMALLGMLLLPQLDLKDEAGAHPYAHFLLHFATQYWSLTSSLFAAVEDRAQNLFRVIGHLRALMEGVHPDVARNRILLCNMMLQSLLVRWDHMPSEDRTVPLEAHVRDVMMSARASLLAPPGEPDLPVSVEAWLARYC, encoded by the coding sequence GTGCGTCATGCAGAGCCGCCGATGGTGCGGCTCATCCGCGCTGCCGAAACATTGTTCGCGGCGCGCGGCATCGATGCCGTGTCGATGCGCGAGATTGCCACGGCCGCCCGCTGTGGCGACACCAATGCCGTCACCTATTATTTCGGATCGAAGGATGGGCTGCTCGCCGCCGTCTTCGGCGCCCGTGTGGAGCAGATGGATCCGGTGCGCGGCCGGATGCTGGAACAGGCGCAAGCGAGTGGGCATCTGGGCGATCCGATGGCCTTGCTGGGTATGTTGCTGTTGCCGCAGCTCGACCTGAAGGATGAAGCAGGCGCCCATCCCTATGCCCATTTCCTGCTGCATTTCGCGACCCAATATTGGTCGCTGACCTCCAGCCTGTTCGCGGCGGTCGAAGACAGGGCGCAGAACCTGTTCCGGGTGATCGGCCATCTGCGCGCGCTGATGGAGGGGGTGCATCCCGACGTCGCGCGCAACCGCATCCTGCTGTGCAACATGATGCTGCAGAGCCTGCTGGTCCGCTGGGACCATATGCCGTCCGAGGATCGCACCGTGCCGCTGGAGGCGCATGTCCGCGACGTGATGATGAGCGCGCGCGCCAGCCTGCTGGCCCCGCCGGGGGAACCGGACCTGCCGGTGTCGGTGGAGGCCTGGCTGGCGCGCTATTGCTAG
- a CDS encoding arylsulfatase: MALSAPAVAQTSDASAAKIYGRTPAESSPPSWPQPVRAAKGAPNILIVMTDDVGFGASSTFGGPIPTPTFDALGQAGLRYNQFNTTAICSPTRASLLTGRDPQAVGMGYVANWATGYDGYNSVIPKSAGTMAQILKENGYNTAMIGKGHVTPEWEMSRAGPFDRWPTGLGFEYFYGFLGADSSMAEPNLVENTAHVQAPADPAYHLEHDLADHAIRWIDEQHAAAPDKPFLLYYATGTAHAPNQPPADWLARFRGKFDAGWDAMRAETVARQKRLGVIPQGTDDAPRPDTLPRWDSLTADQKRLYARYMAAYAASLAYADAQIGRVIQRLRDNGEIDNTLIIYIQGDNGASAEGSFDGKLFEQSALSGVKENPDYALAHIDDIGTRHAYNLIPGGWGWALNAPFPWAKRYGSHFGGTRNGMVMSWPRHIQDPGGLRSQFHHVSDIMPTVLEAAGVKAPEILDGVPQKPITGISMGYSFAAKDAPSHRTTQVFAMAQNLSVYKDGWVAATAPMVTPWERTPPPPVPIDQRVWQLYDTRSDFSEAHDLAAANPQKLAALKDLFWAEAATAGILPIHGSEGGQKGRPDHNAGRAHFTYHGPVGPIPESTAPGLVGHSFTISAQVTVPADGGQGVIAVHGGRFGGYSLFLDKGRPSFTYNLTKAHMSRIAGTAPLTAGRHDIGLRFVMDREAPTSGATATLLVDGKEVARGRIDRTFALVVSHTEDFEVGQDSISPVDPAYDVVSSRFTGTIEQVDISLP; this comes from the coding sequence ATGGCGCTCTCAGCGCCTGCCGTCGCCCAGACCTCCGATGCTTCGGCCGCGAAAATCTACGGCCGCACGCCGGCGGAATCCTCGCCGCCCAGCTGGCCTCAGCCAGTCCGCGCCGCCAAGGGAGCTCCCAATATTCTGATCGTCATGACCGACGATGTCGGCTTTGGCGCCAGCAGCACCTTTGGCGGCCCGATCCCGACGCCGACCTTCGATGCGCTCGGGCAGGCCGGGCTGCGCTATAACCAGTTCAACACCACCGCCATCTGTTCGCCGACCCGCGCCTCGCTGCTGACCGGGCGCGATCCGCAGGCGGTCGGCATGGGCTATGTCGCCAACTGGGCGACCGGCTATGATGGCTATAACAGCGTCATCCCCAAAAGCGCCGGCACCATGGCCCAGATCCTGAAGGAAAATGGCTATAATACAGCGATGATCGGCAAGGGGCATGTCACCCCGGAATGGGAAATGAGCCGCGCCGGACCATTCGATCGCTGGCCCACGGGCCTGGGTTTCGAATATTTCTACGGCTTCCTGGGCGCCGACAGCAGCATGGCCGAACCCAATCTGGTCGAAAATACCGCCCATGTGCAGGCGCCAGCCGATCCCGCCTATCATCTGGAACATGACCTGGCCGATCATGCGATCCGCTGGATCGACGAGCAGCATGCGGCCGCCCCGGACAAGCCCTTTCTCCTCTATTATGCGACCGGCACCGCCCATGCCCCCAACCAGCCACCCGCGGATTGGCTGGCGCGCTTTCGTGGCAAATTCGATGCCGGCTGGGACGCGATGCGGGCGGAAACGGTCGCCCGGCAGAAGCGGCTGGGCGTGATCCCGCAGGGCACGGATGATGCGCCCCGGCCCGACACATTGCCGCGCTGGGACAGCCTGACCGCCGATCAGAAGCGTCTCTACGCCCGCTATATGGCGGCCTATGCCGCGTCGCTCGCCTATGCCGACGCGCAGATCGGCCGCGTCATCCAGCGGCTGCGCGACAATGGCGAGATCGACAACACGCTGATCATCTATATCCAGGGCGACAATGGCGCGAGCGCGGAAGGCAGTTTCGACGGCAAGCTGTTCGAGCAGTCGGCGCTGAGCGGGGTGAAGGAAAATCCCGATTATGCCCTTGCCCATATCGACGATATCGGCACGCGACATGCCTATAATCTGATCCCCGGCGGATGGGGCTGGGCGCTCAACGCTCCCTTCCCCTGGGCCAAGCGCTATGGCTCTCATTTCGGCGGCACGCGCAACGGCATGGTCATGTCCTGGCCGCGCCATATCCAGGATCCGGGCGGGCTGCGCAGCCAGTTCCACCATGTCAGCGACATCATGCCGACCGTGCTGGAGGCCGCCGGGGTGAAGGCGCCCGAGATACTGGACGGCGTACCGCAAAAACCCATCACCGGGATCAGCATGGGTTACAGCTTCGCTGCAAAGGACGCGCCCTCGCACCGCACGACCCAGGTGTTCGCGATGGCGCAGAATCTGAGCGTCTACAAGGATGGCTGGGTGGCCGCGACGGCGCCGATGGTGACGCCGTGGGAACGCACGCCGCCGCCGCCCGTGCCGATCGACCAGCGCGTCTGGCAGCTATATGATACCCGTTCGGACTTCAGCGAAGCGCATGACCTGGCCGCAGCCAATCCGCAGAAACTTGCCGCGCTCAAGGATCTGTTCTGGGCCGAAGCGGCGACCGCCGGCATCCTGCCGATCCATGGCAGCGAAGGCGGGCAGAAGGGGCGCCCCGACCATAATGCCGGGCGCGCCCACTTCACCTATCATGGCCCGGTCGGTCCCATTCCGGAAAGCACAGCGCCGGGCCTGGTCGGCCATTCCTTCACCATCAGCGCGCAAGTGACGGTTCCTGCCGATGGCGGCCAGGGCGTCATCGCCGTGCATGGCGGCCGCTTCGGCGGCTACAGCCTGTTCCTGGACAAGGGGCGGCCCAGCTTCACCTATAACCTGACCAAGGCCCATATGAGCCGGATTGCCGGCACCGCGCCCCTGACTGCGGGGCGGCACGATATCGGCCTGCGCTTCGTCATGGACCGGGAAGCCCCGACCAGCGGCGCCACCGCCACGCTGCTGGTGGATGGAAAAGAGGTCGCGCGCGGCCGGATCGACCGCACCTTCGCCCTCGTCGTGTCGCATACCGAGGATTTCGAGGTCGGCCAGGACAGTATCAGCCCGGTCGATCCTGCCTATGATGTGGTCAGCAGCCGCTTCACCGGGACGATCGAGCAGGTGGATATCAGCCTGCCCTAG
- a CDS encoding TonB-dependent receptor plug domain-containing protein, which yields MASAAAAQEATPPTDAQSGQASAQDIVVTGTRIVRDGYTAPTPVTVASTEELVKATPSNIPDALNKLPQFQNSSSPSRSSMNFANTAAHGNVLNLRGVGPLRTLILFDGQRVAPTTYLGTVDVNVIPNLLIQRVDVVTGGASAAYGSDAVSGVVNFVLDKKFTGLTGVAQGATSQRGDNQGYRFGIAGGFDFGGDRGHLLLSAETFRNDGMLRSDRKLGRGAYSYVGSTVGCTNPNAAADPTACSPGGSLNPYMIASGVTLSAASEYGKITSGPFTNYRFDANGALVPFSNGTATGSPGYFVGGDGYAISPDTQAVAPLHTYQAFGRASWDFTPDVTGYVQGSFSRSGLSYTSLANSLVPPTAATLYSGNPYLPAELQAAFSPTIQSITLARYGANSPRPHTTERTDYWMVNAGFEGTLADKWKWNVAFNHGDSNFSVAQEGVWDWQHFYAATDAVRNGSGQTVCRASLSADPTIAARYANCQPFNLLATGDAYASQPGYDYVVGTSRYRARIWQNAMSASIQGALFDLPAGPVDVALGAEYRRQSLRLTSNANPADLDTTAERSAYFAGLRGVPSSVYHYWLTNVGEASGDLSVKEVFGELAVPLLKDQPFAQELSLNAAGRYTDYSTSGSVKTWKLGATWKPISDLLLRGSVSRDIRAPNLFELFAGDQSAISLLVDPVSGITANVPQVTGGNPDLKPEKADTLTFGAVITPSFLPGLSLSVDYYRIKIKDAIGTLSLTQIVNNCSQSGGTAPECALVTRDTPTSFPSQIRVAPANIAFLETSGIDFDASYRTELAGGNLGLRLYASYLDTYQTQQSSTAPVLEYAGISTISSTPEGRPRWRGTLSVNYEIGRVGVFLNQQLIGKVKLGIPGGLENGLGQTIGAVGYTDMTLSYRLPVANGHVEFFGTVNNLFDKDPPLIPGTIPGVNIATNFALYDTVGRAFTGGIRFKF from the coding sequence ATGGCGAGCGCGGCCGCCGCCCAGGAGGCCACGCCGCCGACGGACGCCCAGAGCGGACAGGCATCAGCCCAGGATATCGTCGTCACCGGAACCCGCATCGTGCGCGACGGCTATACCGCGCCGACGCCGGTGACCGTCGCATCGACCGAAGAGCTGGTGAAGGCGACCCCGTCCAACATTCCCGACGCGCTCAACAAGCTGCCGCAGTTCCAGAACTCGTCCAGCCCGTCGCGCAGTTCGATGAACTTCGCCAATACCGCGGCGCACGGCAATGTGCTGAACCTGCGTGGCGTCGGGCCGTTGCGCACGCTGATCCTGTTCGATGGCCAGCGGGTGGCGCCCACCACCTATCTCGGCACGGTCGATGTCAATGTCATCCCCAACCTGCTGATCCAGCGGGTGGACGTGGTGACCGGCGGCGCTTCGGCGGCCTATGGCTCCGACGCGGTCTCGGGCGTGGTGAACTTCGTACTCGACAAGAAATTTACCGGCCTGACCGGCGTTGCCCAGGGGGCTACCTCGCAGCGCGGCGACAATCAGGGCTATCGCTTCGGCATCGCCGGCGGCTTCGACTTCGGTGGCGATCGCGGCCATTTGTTGCTGAGTGCCGAGACATTCCGAAATGACGGCATGCTGCGCAGCGACCGCAAACTGGGACGCGGCGCCTATAGCTATGTCGGCAGCACGGTCGGCTGCACCAATCCCAATGCTGCGGCCGATCCCACCGCCTGCTCGCCGGGCGGCTCGCTCAATCCCTATATGATCGCATCCGGCGTAACGCTGAGCGCGGCATCGGAATATGGCAAGATCACGTCAGGGCCGTTCACCAATTACCGGTTCGACGCCAATGGCGCGCTGGTGCCGTTCAGCAACGGCACGGCAACCGGATCGCCGGGCTATTTTGTCGGGGGAGACGGGTATGCGATCTCGCCTGACACGCAGGCGGTCGCCCCGCTGCACACCTATCAGGCCTTTGGCCGGGCGAGCTGGGACTTTACGCCGGACGTGACCGGCTATGTCCAGGGCAGCTTCTCGCGCAGCGGCCTGTCCTACACCTCGCTCGCCAACAGCCTGGTGCCGCCAACCGCCGCCACGCTCTACAGCGGCAATCCCTATCTGCCGGCCGAACTCCAGGCCGCCTTCAGCCCCACCATCCAGTCGATCACGCTCGCCCGCTATGGCGCCAATTCACCCCGGCCCCACACGACGGAACGCACCGATTACTGGATGGTCAATGCCGGGTTCGAAGGGACGCTGGCGGACAAATGGAAATGGAATGTCGCCTTCAACCATGGCGACTCCAATTTCTCGGTCGCACAGGAAGGCGTCTGGGATTGGCAGCATTTCTATGCCGCGACCGATGCCGTGCGCAATGGCAGCGGCCAGACCGTCTGCCGGGCCAGCCTGAGCGCCGATCCGACGATCGCTGCCCGCTACGCCAATTGCCAGCCTTTCAATCTGCTGGCCACCGGCGACGCCTATGCCAGTCAGCCTGGCTATGACTATGTCGTGGGTACGTCGCGTTACCGCGCCCGCATCTGGCAGAACGCCATGTCGGCCAGCATCCAGGGCGCCCTGTTCGACCTGCCCGCCGGTCCGGTCGACGTCGCGCTGGGTGCGGAATATCGCCGCCAGAGCCTGCGCCTGACCAGCAATGCCAACCCCGCCGATCTAGACACGACAGCGGAACGCAGCGCCTATTTCGCCGGCCTGCGCGGCGTGCCTTCGTCGGTTTATCATTATTGGCTGACCAATGTCGGCGAGGCGTCGGGCGACCTGAGCGTCAAGGAAGTGTTCGGCGAACTGGCGGTGCCATTGCTCAAGGACCAGCCCTTTGCGCAGGAACTGAGCCTGAATGCGGCCGGCCGTTACACCGATTACAGCACGTCGGGATCGGTCAAGACCTGGAAGCTGGGCGCCACCTGGAAACCGATCAGCGACCTGCTGCTGCGCGGGTCGGTCTCGCGCGATATCCGCGCGCCCAATCTGTTCGAGCTGTTTGCCGGCGATCAGAGCGCGATCAGCCTGCTGGTCGATCCGGTCAGCGGCATCACCGCCAATGTGCCGCAGGTGACGGGCGGCAACCCCGATCTGAAACCGGAAAAGGCCGATACGCTGACCTTCGGCGCAGTCATCACGCCGTCCTTCCTGCCAGGGCTCAGCCTGTCGGTCGATTATTACCGGATCAAGATCAAGGATGCGATCGGCACGTTGAGCCTGACCCAGATCGTCAACAATTGCAGCCAGAGCGGCGGCACCGCGCCCGAATGTGCGCTCGTCACCCGCGACACGCCGACATCCTTCCCCAGCCAGATCCGGGTGGCGCCCGCCAATATCGCCTTCCTGGAAACCAGCGGCATAGATTTCGACGCGTCCTACCGGACCGAACTGGCGGGCGGCAATCTGGGCCTGCGCCTCTATGCCAGCTATCTCGACACCTATCAGACCCAACAGTCATCGACCGCGCCGGTACTGGAATATGCCGGGATCAGCACGATCAGCAGCACACCGGAAGGCCGCCCGCGCTGGCGTGGCACGCTCAGCGTCAATTATGAGATTGGCCGGGTCGGCGTCTTCCTCAACCAGCAGTTGATCGGCAAGGTGAAGCTGGGCATCCCCGGCGGCCTGGAAAACGGCCTTGGCCAGACGATCGGCGCGGTCGGCTATACCGACATGACGCTCAGCTACCGCTTGCCGGTGGCCAACGGCCATGTCGAATTCTTCGGCACTGTCAACAATCTGTTCGACAAGGATCCGCCGTTGATCCCCGGCACCATTCCGGGCGTCAACATCGCCACCAATTTCGCGCTTTACGACACGGTAGGCCGCGCCTTCACGGGCGGCATCCGCTTCAAGTTCTGA
- a CDS encoding acylase — MTIWLAALAASSAMTASVAAPSTRWGGGEILWDSFGVPHIYAKTEEGGFYGFGYAQAQSHGNLLLRMYGESRARAAEYWGEKYESQDKWLVANDVPARSAQWFRQQTPQMQKNLEAFAAGVNAYAAAHPDRIAPEVKVVLPLRGVDIIAHAQRLMNFGYIASDRKVLTDPSINEAGGSNAWAVAPSRSASGKAMLLANPHLPWAPSQLTYYEAQITAPGLAIYGATQVGLPVLRFGFNNDLGFTNTVNTMQGFTSYKLVLEGDGYRFDGKTLPFDTVTKSYKVKQADGTLKSVSFEQKSTVHGPVFTLPDGKTTVALKVAGLDRPGVLEQYLEMGKARDWGAFEKALRKMQVVMFNIIYADRAGHILYLDNGLLPKHASGDLKYWSAPVPGDTSATLWKDVHSYDDMPKLLDPATGFVQNANDPPWLATWPRALDPKSFPAYVAPVGPMSQRAQMSVKLMSQTPKISFDDFVSRKLTTTSLMAERMLPDLLAAAAGSNDAEVQVATALLKGWDHRFEPDSRAALLFETWAGLFAPKNFTDQSNYAVKWTLDDPLETPRGLKDPTAAVAMLKEAVAKTKQLYGAIDRPFGDVSRFHIGDVSVPANGGFGNTGVFRTITWGPMKNGERTPVHGETWVSMVEFGTPMKAVGLMSYGNSSQPGSRHNSDQLQLLADKKFRTLWISRADVEGHLEEKTAF, encoded by the coding sequence ATGACGATCTGGCTGGCGGCCCTGGCTGCTTCCTCCGCGATGACCGCCTCGGTAGCGGCCCCCTCCACCCGTTGGGGCGGCGGCGAAATATTGTGGGACAGTTTCGGCGTGCCCCATATCTACGCAAAGACCGAGGAAGGCGGCTTCTACGGCTTTGGCTATGCCCAGGCCCAGAGCCACGGCAACCTGCTGTTGCGCATGTATGGCGAAAGCCGCGCTCGCGCTGCCGAATATTGGGGCGAGAAATATGAGAGCCAGGACAAATGGCTGGTCGCCAATGACGTGCCGGCCCGCTCCGCCCAGTGGTTCAGACAGCAGACGCCGCAAATGCAGAAGAATCTCGAAGCCTTTGCAGCCGGGGTGAATGCCTATGCCGCCGCCCATCCCGACAGAATCGCGCCGGAAGTGAAGGTCGTGCTACCGCTCCGGGGCGTCGACATCATCGCCCATGCCCAGCGGCTGATGAATTTCGGCTATATCGCATCCGACCGGAAGGTGCTGACCGATCCGTCGATCAACGAGGCCGGCGGGTCGAACGCCTGGGCGGTCGCGCCTTCGCGCTCGGCCAGCGGCAAGGCGATGCTGCTCGCCAACCCGCATCTGCCCTGGGCGCCGAGCCAGCTTACTTATTATGAGGCACAGATCACCGCGCCGGGCCTGGCCATCTACGGCGCGACACAGGTCGGCCTGCCGGTGTTGCGCTTCGGCTTCAACAATGATCTTGGCTTCACCAACACCGTCAATACGATGCAGGGCTTCACCAGCTACAAGCTGGTGCTGGAAGGCGATGGCTATCGCTTCGACGGCAAGACGCTGCCGTTCGATACGGTGACGAAGAGCTACAAGGTCAAGCAGGCGGACGGCACGCTGAAGAGCGTCAGCTTCGAACAGAAGAGCACGGTCCATGGGCCGGTCTTCACCCTGCCTGACGGCAAGACGACGGTCGCGCTCAAGGTCGCCGGCCTCGACCGGCCCGGCGTGCTGGAGCAATATCTGGAGATGGGCAAGGCGCGTGACTGGGGCGCGTTCGAAAAGGCGCTGCGCAAGATGCAGGTGGTGATGTTCAACATCATCTATGCCGACCGCGCCGGCCATATCCTCTATCTCGACAACGGCCTGCTGCCCAAGCATGCGAGCGGCGACCTCAAATATTGGTCGGCGCCGGTGCCGGGCGATACCTCGGCGACGCTGTGGAAGGATGTCCACAGCTATGACGACATGCCCAAGCTGCTCGATCCGGCAACCGGCTTCGTCCAGAACGCCAATGATCCGCCATGGCTGGCGACCTGGCCCCGTGCGCTCGATCCCAAGAGCTTCCCTGCCTATGTCGCGCCGGTCGGGCCGATGAGCCAGCGGGCACAGATGTCGGTCAAGCTGATGAGTCAGACGCCCAAGATCAGCTTCGACGATTTCGTGTCGCGCAAGCTGACCACCACCTCGCTGATGGCGGAACGGATGTTGCCCGACCTGCTGGCGGCAGCCGCCGGATCGAACGATGCCGAGGTGCAGGTGGCCACGGCGTTGCTCAAGGGCTGGGACCATCGGTTCGAACCCGACAGCCGCGCCGCGCTGCTGTTCGAAACCTGGGCCGGCCTCTTCGCACCCAAGAATTTCACCGACCAGTCCAACTATGCCGTCAAATGGACTCTGGACGACCCGCTGGAAACGCCACGCGGCCTGAAAGACCCGACGGCGGCCGTCGCCATGCTGAAGGAAGCGGTGGCGAAGACGAAGCAGCTATACGGCGCGATCGACCGTCCGTTCGGCGATGTCTCGCGCTTTCATATCGGCGATGTCAGCGTGCCGGCCAATGGCGGCTTCGGCAATACCGGCGTGTTTCGCACCATCACCTGGGGGCCGATGAAGAATGGCGAGCGCACGCCCGTCCATGGCGAGACATGGGTTTCCATGGTCGAATTCGGCACGCCGATGAAGGCCGTCGGCCTGATGAGCTATGGCAATAGCAGCCAGCCCGGTTCCCGGCACAATAGCGACCAGTTGCAATTGCTGGCCGACAAGAAGTTCCGCACCCTGTGGATCAGTCGTGCTGACGTGGAAGGGCATCTGGAAGAGAAGACCGCGTTCTGA